In Narcine bancroftii isolate sNarBan1 chromosome 7, sNarBan1.hap1, whole genome shotgun sequence, the sequence CTCACTGTAACATGAGGTAGAGTGCTATGTGTTGGAAAGCCACAAAACTGATGAATTTCCAGATTTAGATAATTAAAATGGACCAGCCCTGACCCTGCATGGGAATTTGTGCAATTCGTGTTGGCATGAGTGGCAGAGAGTAATACAATAGCTCTCCTATACCATGTTGTACCATGTTCCAACAGCCATCTATCATGGGACTGGGCCCTACCCCAAAAACGGCTCTAATGTTAATGATCTTTCAAGTGAGAGGAAAATGGAAGTAAATTTTGCTCCAATGCAGTATGAATCACGACTTGTGTTGACCTCATGGATAGACAAATAATTCTAGCACACAACCTTCATCTGTGGGCTCTTGGCAGAAAATACACTAAAATGGGAAGGTAGCtctgtttaattttaaaagaacaatatttacaataatataaaatctattttttttattgtgaaCTATAGGTTTTGATCCCAGTACACCAAAACACCAGCAAGATGTTGTTTTACAGACCTTTGCACTGGACTTTGCAGAGTTGGCAGTTCCTGTTGAATCTTCCCCAAGCCTCATCTTTGGCCAGTTTGTTTCTCCGTTACACAGTAATTCGGCGTTTTCAGGGCCACCGCCATCTGCTAAGAGTTCTGTTATAACATTAAGATCAGGTTCTGGCAGACAGCGGAGTTTTTACAAATCTTGCAATGCTTCTGAGCTGAGATCTGACAATGGGCATAAGTCTgggccctctgtttccccatcagAGTCTGAAGATTCTGAAGGTTCCAGTCCAAGTCCAGTTATCTTTCTGGATGAAGTAGGCTACCAGAGAAGTCTGAAAGCTAAGCTAAAAATACCCCAGATCCCAATACTAAAGGATGATATTGAGGATTCCGATTCTGAAGTAAGTGAATTCTTCGACAGTTTCGACCAGTTTGACGAGTTAGACTCAATGTTGATGAGCACATCCGCCATCAAGCAGGTAGGACCCAGCCCTCAAAATCCACCGCAGAAAAAGAAGGCCACTGTAAAGCTGACTTCGGACTTCATGCTCAAACAATGCACTTCTTCAGTTGCTGCTATGAATCCACAGAAGTTTGATCATCCAATCCTTCCTGCTGATGTAAGAAAACCCACCGCTCGTAAGGCAGAATCTCCCTACAACAGCCTGTCCGATGTCCCAGATTCACCTCGCCCACTGCATAGTTCAGGAGAAGAGAACAGCCCACTCTTCAGCCCCATCCATTCTTCAGCATTCAGTCCCCTTGCAGCTCTGAGCAGCCCTGAGTGCTTGGGAAAGATGCAAGCCAGCAACACTGAAACCATTCAAGCGCAAGACATCAGAGTGCTTTCCAACGGTTACTCTCAATGTCCAGGCAGCGTTTCACAGAGATTCATCAGCTCTGTTTTCAGGTATCCACATGCTGCTAGCTTTGAACATAAGAGAACTGCTGGTTGCCCTCAGGATGTGTACTGGTCAGGCAGAGTAGGAAAACTGAATACAACAGCTTCCACTGAAAATTTTTACTCAAAACCACCCACAGCCTACACTTCTGCCCTGCAGACTTCTTCAAACACATTCAAAGAGAGCATCCAGCAGATTGCTGCAGAGCTAGTGGAGAAAAGTTTTGGTGCAGCCTTTAAGGACCTTCAGAAGGGTGTTTCTTCGTGCACTAGTGCCCTGTGCCACCTGGCTGCAAGACTGACATCCTCTGTCATTCACATGGCCCTGCAAGAGATCGGAGCAAGACGAGCATCCTCACGGAAGAGGAGTGCTATTAATGGTTTGGCAGACTATTTGGTGGGTGATGCAATAGCCGGAGCATTGCGAGAGCTAGAGTTTGTGAAGAAACAGATATTTAACAACACAGTTGCCCGATTTGCAACTGATTTGACTGAGGAACTCATTtttgagggagtcatggaagttTGTCAGTTCTCCCACCCAACCACACCCATGTCAACAACCAGCTGGTCAATTGATGATGAGGAGAAGGTTGTGAGCTCCTATGCAAGAGATTTGTCGGAGTCTGTCCTGCAGGAAGCATTCATTGAACTGTCTCAAGTGGACGTGAGCTTTACAGCACAAGCAGCAATTAGTGTTTCTCTGGACAATATTAAAGATGTTGGAGGAAAAGATGTAACTCAGGCTTATGGGCCTCGTGATATTCAAGAAAGGACGTTACTTGGAGGTCCTGAAGGCTGCTTGTCTAATGCTGCAGCAAGAAATTCATTTGATTCTTTGAATTTGACCAAGAAAGCATATACAATAGAAAGAGCTCTACTTTGTGTTTCTGGCATTGCAAGTAGTGTATCTGTTCCTCATGCTGCCAAGGCTTTTTCTTGCAATTCATTGGATTCCCTTCTGAAGTCGAGCATTCAACTGGAGTCATCAGAGTCAAATTCCGAGCAACTTAGAGCCACTGTCCCTGAGAGAACACGTTCCAAGAGCAGAAAAATGGATGAGGTGTTACCTATGGACTCTGTGGCTTGGCCAAAGGATTCTGCCATCCATGTTCCTTGCAGTGGGCACATTTCTGCTGATCCCATCTTTCATTGCACTGAGGCAACCATCATAGGCCATGAAAATTCGCAGAACAATAGGGTCCTGAACACCCATGATGATGCTGTTGCAGTGCAGACAAATGGGAAAATGGCTGCCATGACAGTCAATAATTTTTTTGACCTGGTGACCCCATCTAAAATTGAATGTGTAGTAAAAGATTGTGCTTCTAAATCAAGCAAACAAACACGAATTGACCCTGTTCCCGAGAACCAATTCGCAGCAGAATTGGCAGAAGTGATTGTTACGAATTCAGTAGGTGAAGTTAAAATGAAAGCTGCAGAAGCTTGTGGAGTGTTTTCAACCAAACCTAGCAGTCAGGAAACACTCAGGAGGTGCGGAGAGATTCCAGAGTGCCAGTTGCAGGATCAGCTTACAATTGGAAAAATGGTTTTAGGGTGTCAGCCTCAGTATGCATTCTCGCAGTCTCCAGGTATGCTGCGTACACCCCCGGTGTCACCGGCTGAATTTGCGCCCAGTGAAAGGTTGGCCATCCCACAGCATTTTGCACAGGTGCTTAAGGGTCACTTAGCGGAAGAATTTCCTCCTTGTACTCCGCCACCCAGTCCAACAATTGTGCACAAAAATTTGGAGGTAAAAAGTGCAGATGGAGTGGGTGGCCCCGAACTCTCGGATACTCTAAAGTCATTGACTGCACAGCTTCAGGATCACACGTCTACACCAACCTTTCAGACTTCCTTTGCAGATCTCGGTGAAACGAGCAAAGAGGTGAGTGTGGTTCTGCTGGGAAAGCAGAGAGCTGGGCTCAATGAGGACAGGCTGTTTCCAGAGGAAGCTCTTGTCAGCATCGAAGGCAGCTTAAGCAGATCTCCCGGAACCCCTCCGCCAACACCTCAACAGTCGTTCCGTGAAAAGAGCCTGAAGATTTTCAGCAGGAAGCTTAAAGGGGAGTTAGCTAAAGAGTTTATGCCAGTTACCCCTCCGTCCACCCCACAAAACCATTCCATTCGGGACTTAGTGGAGCTGCACCAAGATACCGAGGAGAAAGCAGAGTTTGTGCTGAAGCTAATGAGATCTCTGTCCGAAGAAGTGCTGGACAACGAGGAGGACGAAAGCTTTGACTGCCTGGAGGGTCTGGCAGAAGTGAGGGAGCAGGCTAGCCTAAGCCCAAGACGGAGCACAAAAGTTTTGGAAAAGGAGGAATTGAAGTCGGACATTAAGCGGCAGGCTTCGCAGTATGCCAATCAGCTGGCCTCTGGCATCGTTTCCATGGCAACCGAAATTGCAGCCATCTGCGTAGAAGATGCCAGGAAATGTGACAGCAGAGATCTCCGGTATTTCTGGG encodes:
- the dgkh gene encoding A-kinase anchor protein 11 isoform X2; the protein is MQQLRGETFLSGLQQLSMKSLLQTTRPLCNVTVDQHWKETDNLTEVTFVGFSSSLEDADSAGRQALAAHNLELSDWLSSLQLSNLKNTEIAFLTDSKKPSRTKEKTVSQVVCVMRHPPSSLYCDGCVFSLLSKYTAGIRFSLESCSTLKHQADTFLVEEDDTNQSVSSIEDDFVTAFEHLEEEVVTAFGTGGFDPSTPKHQQDVVLQTFALDFAELAVPVESSPSLIFGQFVSPLHSNSAFSGPPPSAKSSVITLRSGSGRQRSFYKSCNASELRSDNGHKSGPSVSPSESEDSEGSSPSPVIFLDEVGYQRSLKAKLKIPQIPILKDDIEDSDSEVSEFFDSFDQFDELDSMLMSTSAIKQVGPSPQNPPQKKKATVKLTSDFMLKQCTSSVAAMNPQKFDHPILPADVRKPTARKAESPYNSLSDVPDSPRPLHSSGEENSPLFSPIHSSAFSPLAALSSPECLGKMQASNTETIQAQDIRVLSNGYSQCPGSVSQRFISSVFRYPHAASFEHKRTAGCPQDVYWSGRVGKLNTTASTENFYSKPPTAYTSALQTSSNTFKESIQQIAAELVEKSFGAAFKDLQKGVSSCTSALCHLAARLTSSVIHMALQEIGARRASSRKRSAINGLADYLVGDAIAGALRELEFVKKQIFNNTVARFATDLTEELIFEGVMEVCQFSHPTTPMSTTSWSIDDEEKVVSSYARDLSESVLQEAFIELSQVDVSFTAQAAISVSLDNIKDVGGKDVTQAYGPRDIQERTLLGGPEGCLSNAAARNSFDSLNLTKKAYTIERALLCVSGIASSVSVPHAAKAFSCNSLDSLLKSSIQLESSESNSEQLRATVPERTRSKSRKMDEVLPMDSVAWPKDSAIHVPCSGHISADPIFHCTEATIIGHENSQNNRVLNTHDDAVAVQTNGKMAAMTVNNFFDLVTPSKIECVVKDCASKSSKQTRIDPVPENQFAAELAEVIVTNSVGEVKMKAAEACGVFSTKPSSQETLRRCGEIPECQLQDQLTIGKMVLGCQPQYAFSQSPGMLRTPPVSPAEFAPSERLAIPQHFAQVLKGHLAEEFPPCTPPPSPTIVHKNLEVKSADGVGGPELSDTLKSLTAQLQDHTSTPTFQTSFADLGETSKEVSVVLLGKQRAGLNEDRLFPEEALVSIEGSLSRSPGTPPPTPQQSFREKSLKIFSRKLKGELAKEFMPVTPPSTPQNHSIRDLVELHQDTEEKAEFVLKLMRSLSEEVLDNEEDESFDCLEGLAEVREQASLSPRRSTKVLEKEELKSDIKRQASQYANQLASGIVSMATEIAAICVEDARKCDSRDLRYFWVSPSDLRKSAARSDPHTRSAVAERNVPEEATGSLSNYAGMVAGEVIRDAKKVLRSKRHRVRKYKRDSYQVESNESSFGEQENTGIEGLNTMADQWSRELVDSVLHLPQGGLMSKRSSCESVTDEYAEYIMKMIGREAGNGEIVVDHYASKLAFRTVKVGLEQAARRIKQKYKRRLLSSQQSRSDNGGKELLRFLMREETQDTGPCRRWHDQRMSRRDSRDLARFAESIAQNITYEVTQKLNTASSAQGLSKSLTDSCLYKRSHLEQMAENLIKKTWTCSIQPIVQNNKRYHSMGSLNDYAHSFASTNRTCEDRMGKSGDESHHLNTIGDDGAAPDASKQKECLRYAEKLRGIVLQCSSAEKQSRSYTNRLSSQSTGLYPKNATRAPWHISKPLARPEYQVTGACQLDVPRIHIDLEQRGLFAEDLISVAIEKAKSNTSLAADSGIGQDGASFTESLATEIMTSAMFNASQSVTSGCLKDGLRSTDSTTSQQLSLSAGDDSTGSWSNLSFEDEHPDETSSFLHLSDSNGNSSSWSSLGLEGDIYEENISFPPSESDHSEDKDEEVQEVSEGLLPAKETLLILNMDLEPSCFDVHLRVLLQWIAASQFHISLVHFKESFEDELLNKNVSGISEEFLQCLRLISNFNISTPNLSDKEMQKVSELCSQLLQGLKQLVKQVVAPTPDRSGHKGELSSHRRKISPQMAPYAHLTIKKPIKNSPGTKISFPGLKGKLITSWEEKVGIAHIREMGYSQGSLRISHHGLYYIYAQTLFRYHADHPISTREYQLIQYVYRKMAKYPKPTLILRGASTWSSGNHNLHSVYQGGAFNLHIDDEIFVTVSNVSLVDIDEASSYLGAFKLD
- the dgkh gene encoding A-kinase anchor protein 11 isoform X5, which produces MENRTRSGCSKPRISLKKEFLSGLQQLSMKSLLQTTRPLCNVTVDQHWKETDNLTEVTFVGFSSSLEDADSAGRQALAAHNLELSDWLSSLQLSNLKNTEIAFLTDSKKPSRTKEKTVSQVVCVMRHPPSSLYCDGCVFSLLSKYTAGIRFSLESCSTLKHQADTFLVEEDDTNQSVSSIEDDFVTAFEHLEEEVVTAFGTGGFDPSTPKHQQDVVLQTFALDFAELAVPVESSPSLIFGQFVSPLHSNSAFSGPPPSAKSSVITLRSGSGRQRSFYKSCNASELRSDNGHKSGPSVSPSESEDSEGSSPSPVIFLDEVGYQRSLKAKLKIPQIPILKDDIEDSDSEVSEFFDSFDQFDELDSMLMSTSAIKQVGPSPQNPPQKKKATVKLTSDFMLKQCTSSVAAMNPQKFDHPILPADVRKPTARKAESPYNSLSDVPDSPRPLHSSGEENSPLFSPIHSSAFSPLAALSSPECLGKMQASNTETIQAQDIRVLSNGYSQCPGSVSQRFISSVFRYPHAASFEHKRTAGCPQDVYWSGRVGKLNTTASTENFYSKPPTAYTSALQTSSNTFKESIQQIAAELVEKSFGAAFKDLQKGVSSCTSALCHLAARLTSSVIHMALQEIGARRASSRKRSAINGLADYLVGDAIAGALRELEFVKKQIFNNTVARFATDLTEELIFEGVMEVCQFSHPTTPMSTTSWSIDDEEKVVSSYARDLSESVLQEAFIELSQVDVSFTAQAAISVSLDNIKDVGGKDVTQAYGPRDIQERTLLGGPEGCLSNAAARNSFDSLNLTKKAYTIERALLCVSGIASSVSVPHAAKAFSCNSLDSLLKSSIQLESSESNSEQLRATVPERTRSKSRKMDEVLPMDSVAWPKDSAIHVPCSGHISADPIFHCTEATIIGHENSQNNRVLNTHDDAVAVQTNGKMAAMTVNNFFDLVTPSKIECVVKDCASKSSKQTRIDPVPENQFAAELAEVIVTNSVGEVKMKAAEACGVFSTKPSSQETLRRCGEIPECQLQDQLTIGKMVLGCQPQYAFSQSPGMLRTPPVSPAEFAPSERLAIPQHFAQVLKGHLAEEFPPCTPPPSPTIVHKNLEVKSADGVGGPELSDTLKSLTAQLQDHTSTPTFQTSFADLGETSKEVSVVLLGKQRAGLNEDRLFPEEALVSIEGSLSRSPGTPPPTPQQSFREKSLKIFSRKLKGELAKEFMPVTPPSTPQNHSIRDLVELHQDTEEKAEFVLKLMRSLSEEVLDNEEDESFDCLEGLAEVREQASLSPRRSTKVLEKEELKSDIKRQASQYANQLASGIVSMATEIAAICVEDARKCDSRDLRYFWVSPSDLRKSAARSDPHTRSAVAERNVPEEATGSLSNYAGMVAGEVIRDAKKVLRSKRHRVRKYKRDSYQVESNESSFGEQENTGIEGLNTMADQWSRELVDSVLHLPQGGLMSKRSSCESVTDEYAEYIMKMIGREAGNGEIVVDHYASKLAFRTVKVGLEQAARRIKQKYKRRLLSSQQSRSDNGGKELLRFLMREETQDTGPCRRWHDQRMSRRDSRDLARFAESIAQNITYEVTQKLNTASSAQGLSKSLTDSCLYKRSHLEQMAENLIKKTWTCSIQPIVQNNKRYHSMGSLNDYAHSFASTNRTCEDRMGKSGDESHHLNTIGDDGAAPDASKQKECLRYAEKLRGIVLQCSSAEKQSRSYTNRLSSQSTGLYPKNATRAPWHISKPLARPEYQVTGACQLDVPRIHIDLEQRGLFAEDLISVAIEKAKSNTSLAADSGIGQDGASFTESLATEIMTSAMFNASQSVTSGCLKDGLRSTDSTTSQQLSLSAGDDSTGSWSNLSFEDEHPDETSSFLHLSDSNGNSSSWSSLGLEGDIYEENISFPPSESDHSEDKDEEVQEVSEGLLPAKETLLILNMDLEPSCFDVHLRVLLQWIAASQFHISLVHFKESFEDELLNKNVSGISEEFLQCLRLISNFNISTPNLSDKEMQKVSELCSQLLQGLKQLVKQVVAPTPDRSGHKGELSSHRRKISPQMAPYAHLTIKKPIKNSPGTKISFPGLKGKLITSWEEKGVIPLILCSAPLKELRE
- the dgkh gene encoding A-kinase anchor protein 11 isoform X9; amino-acid sequence: MENRTRSGCSKPRISLKKEFLSGLQQLSMKSLLQTTRPLCNVTVDQHWKETDNLTEVTFVGFSSSLEDADSAGRQALAAHNLELSDWLSSLQLSNLKNTEIAFLTDSKKPSRTKEKTVSQVVCVMRHPPSSLYCDGCVFSLLSKYTAGIRFSLESCSTLKHQADTFLVEEDDTNQSVSSIEDDFVTAFEHLEEEVVTAFGTGGFDPSTPKHQQDVVLQTFALDFAELAVPVESSPSLIFGQFVSPLHSNSAFSGPPPSAKSSVITLRSGSGRQRSFYKSCNASELRSDNGHKSGPSVSPSESEDSEGSSPSPVIFLDEVGYQRSLKAKLKIPQIPILKDDIEDSDSEVSEFFDSFDQFDELDSMLMSTSAIKQVGPSPQNPPQKKKATVKLTSDFMLKQCTSSVAAMNPQKFDHPILPADVRKPTARKAESPYNSLSDVPDSPRPLHSSGEENSPLFSPIHSSAFSPLAALSSPECLGKMQASNTETIQAQDIRVLSNGYSQCPGSVSQRFISSVFRYPHAASFEHKRTAGCPQDVYWSGRVGKLNTTASTENFYSKPPTAYTSALQTSSNTFKESIQQIAAELVEKSFGAAFKDLQKGVSSCTSALCHLAARLTSSVIHMALQEIGARRASSRKRSAINGLADYLVGDAIAGALRELEFVKKQIFNNTVARFATDLTEELIFEGVMEVCQFSHPTTPMSTTSWSIDDEEKVVSSYARDLSESVLQEAFIELSQVDVSFTAQAAISVSLDNIKDVGGKDVTQAYGPRDIQERTLLGGPEGCLSNAAARNSFDSLNLTKKAYTIERALLCVSGIASSVSVPHAAKAFSCNSLDSLLKSSIQLESSESNSEQLRATVPERTRSKSRKMDEVLPMDSVAWPKDSAIHVPCSGHISADPIFHCTEATIIGHENSQNNRVLNTHDDAVAVQTNGKMAAMTVNNFFDLVTPSKIECVVKDCASKSSKQTRIDPVPENQFAAELAEVIVTNSVGEVKMKAAEACGVFSTKPSSQETLRRCGEIPECQLQDQLTIGKMVLGCQPQYAFSQSPGMLRTPPVSPAEFAPSERLAIPQHFAQVLKGHLAEEFPPCTPPPSPTIVHKNLEVKSADGVGGPELSDTLKSLTAQLQDHTSTPTFQTSFADLGETSKEVSVVLLGKQRAGLNEDRLFPEEALVSIEGSLSRSPGTPPPTPQQSFREKSLKIFSRKLKGELAKEFMPVTPPSTPQNHSIRDLVELHQDTEEKAEFVLKLMRSLSEEVLDNEEDESFDCLEGLAEVREQASLSPRRSTKVLEKEELKSDIKRQASQYANQLASGIVSMATEIAAICVEDARKCDSRDLRYFWVSPSDLRKSAARSDPHTRSAVAERNVPEEATGSLSNYAGMVAGEVIRDAKKVLRSKRHRVRKYKRDSYQVESNESSFGEQENTGIEGLNTMADQWSRELVDSVLHLPQGGLMSKRSSCESVTDEYAEYIMKMIGREAGNGEIVVDHYASKLAFRTVKVGLEQAARRIKQKYKRRLLSSQQSRSDNGGKELLRFLMREETQDTGPCRRWHDQRMSRRDSRDLARFAESIAQNITYEVTQKLNTASSAQGLSKSLTDSCLYKRSHLEQMAENLIKKTWTCSIQPIVQNNKRYHSMGSLNDYAHSFASTNRTCEDRMGKSGDESHHLNTIGDDGAAPDASKQKECLRYAEKLRGIVLQCSSAEKQSRSYTNRLSSQSTGLYPKNATRAPWHISKPLARPEYQVTGACQLDVPRIHIDLEQRGLFAEDLISVAIEKAKSNTSLAADSGIGQDGASFTESLATEIMTSAMFNASQSVTSGCLKDGLRSTDSTTSQQLSLSAGDDSTGSWSNLSFEDEHPDETSSFLHLSDSNGNSSSWSSLGLEGDIYEENISFPPSESDHSEDKDEEVQEVSEGLLPAKETLLILNMDLEPSCFDVHLRVLLQWIAASQFHISLVHFKESFEDELLNFLAVVKRVEMKDWKICDLLQAVLKYCNMREQEPVGAHCNHTPLFDWLLESS
- the dgkh gene encoding A-kinase anchor protein 11 isoform X3 translates to MENRTRSGCSKPRISLKKEFLSGLQQLSMKSLLQTTRPLCNVTVDQHWKETDNLTEALAAHNLELSDWLSSLQLSNLKNTEIAFLTDSKKPSRTKEKTVSQVVCVMRHPPSSLYCDGCVFSLLSKYTAGIRFSLESCSTLKHQADTFLVEEDDTNQSVSSIEDDFVTAFEHLEEEVVTAFGTGGFDPSTPKHQQDVVLQTFALDFAELAVPVESSPSLIFGQFVSPLHSNSAFSGPPPSAKSSVITLRSGSGRQRSFYKSCNASELRSDNGHKSGPSVSPSESEDSEGSSPSPVIFLDEVGYQRSLKAKLKIPQIPILKDDIEDSDSEVSEFFDSFDQFDELDSMLMSTSAIKQVGPSPQNPPQKKKATVKLTSDFMLKQCTSSVAAMNPQKFDHPILPADVRKPTARKAESPYNSLSDVPDSPRPLHSSGEENSPLFSPIHSSAFSPLAALSSPECLGKMQASNTETIQAQDIRVLSNGYSQCPGSVSQRFISSVFRYPHAASFEHKRTAGCPQDVYWSGRVGKLNTTASTENFYSKPPTAYTSALQTSSNTFKESIQQIAAELVEKSFGAAFKDLQKGVSSCTSALCHLAARLTSSVIHMALQEIGARRASSRKRSAINGLADYLVGDAIAGALRELEFVKKQIFNNTVARFATDLTEELIFEGVMEVCQFSHPTTPMSTTSWSIDDEEKVVSSYARDLSESVLQEAFIELSQVDVSFTAQAAISVSLDNIKDVGGKDVTQAYGPRDIQERTLLGGPEGCLSNAAARNSFDSLNLTKKAYTIERALLCVSGIASSVSVPHAAKAFSCNSLDSLLKSSIQLESSESNSEQLRATVPERTRSKSRKMDEVLPMDSVAWPKDSAIHVPCSGHISADPIFHCTEATIIGHENSQNNRVLNTHDDAVAVQTNGKMAAMTVNNFFDLVTPSKIECVVKDCASKSSKQTRIDPVPENQFAAELAEVIVTNSVGEVKMKAAEACGVFSTKPSSQETLRRCGEIPECQLQDQLTIGKMVLGCQPQYAFSQSPGMLRTPPVSPAEFAPSERLAIPQHFAQVLKGHLAEEFPPCTPPPSPTIVHKNLEVKSADGVGGPELSDTLKSLTAQLQDHTSTPTFQTSFADLGETSKEVSVVLLGKQRAGLNEDRLFPEEALVSIEGSLSRSPGTPPPTPQQSFREKSLKIFSRKLKGELAKEFMPVTPPSTPQNHSIRDLVELHQDTEEKAEFVLKLMRSLSEEVLDNEEDESFDCLEGLAEVREQASLSPRRSTKVLEKEELKSDIKRQASQYANQLASGIVSMATEIAAICVEDARKCDSRDLRYFWVSPSDLRKSAARSDPHTRSAVAERNVPEEATGSLSNYAGMVAGEVIRDAKKVLRSKRHRVRKYKRDSYQVESNESSFGEQENTGIEGLNTMADQWSRELVDSVLHLPQGGLMSKRSSCESVTDEYAEYIMKMIGREAGNGEIVVDHYASKLAFRTVKVGLEQAARRIKQKYKRRLLSSQQSRSDNGGKELLRFLMREETQDTGPCRRWHDQRMSRRDSRDLARFAESIAQNITYEVTQKLNTASSAQGLSKSLTDSCLYKRSHLEQMAENLIKKTWTCSIQPIVQNNKRYHSMGSLNDYAHSFASTNRTCEDRMGKSGDESHHLNTIGDDGAAPDASKQKECLRYAEKLRGIVLQCSSAEKQSRSYTNRLSSQSTGLYPKNATRAPWHISKPLARPEYQVTGACQLDVPRIHIDLEQRGLFAEDLISVAIEKAKSNTSLAADSGIGQDGASFTESLATEIMTSAMFNASQSVTSGCLKDGLRSTDSTTSQQLSLSAGDDSTGSWSNLSFEDEHPDETSSFLHLSDSNGNSSSWSSLGLEGDIYEENISFPPSESDHSEDKDEEVQEVSEGLLPAKETLLILNMDLEPSCFDVHLRVLLQWIAASQFHISLVHFKESFEDELLNKNVSGISEEFLQCLRLISNFNISTPNLSDKEMQKVSELCSQLLQGLKQLVKQVVAPTPDRSGHKGELSSHRRKISPQMAPYAHLTIKKPIKNSPGTKISFPGLKGKLITSWEEKVGIAHIREMGYSQGSLRISHHGLYYIYAQTLFRYHADHPISTREYQLIQYVYRKMAKYPKPTLILRGASTWSSGNHNLHSVYQGGAFNLHIDDEIFVTVSNVSLVDIDEASSYLGAFKLD
- the dgkh gene encoding A-kinase anchor protein 11 isoform X4 encodes the protein MKSLLQTTRPLCNVTVDQHWKETDNLTEVTFVGFSSSLEDADSAGRQALAAHNLELSDWLSSLQLSNLKNTEIAFLTDSKKPSRTKEKTVSQVVCVMRHPPSSLYCDGCVFSLLSKYTAGIRFSLESCSTLKHQADTFLVEEDDTNQSVSSIEDDFVTAFEHLEEEVVTAFGTGGFDPSTPKHQQDVVLQTFALDFAELAVPVESSPSLIFGQFVSPLHSNSAFSGPPPSAKSSVITLRSGSGRQRSFYKSCNASELRSDNGHKSGPSVSPSESEDSEGSSPSPVIFLDEVGYQRSLKAKLKIPQIPILKDDIEDSDSEVSEFFDSFDQFDELDSMLMSTSAIKQVGPSPQNPPQKKKATVKLTSDFMLKQCTSSVAAMNPQKFDHPILPADVRKPTARKAESPYNSLSDVPDSPRPLHSSGEENSPLFSPIHSSAFSPLAALSSPECLGKMQASNTETIQAQDIRVLSNGYSQCPGSVSQRFISSVFRYPHAASFEHKRTAGCPQDVYWSGRVGKLNTTASTENFYSKPPTAYTSALQTSSNTFKESIQQIAAELVEKSFGAAFKDLQKGVSSCTSALCHLAARLTSSVIHMALQEIGARRASSRKRSAINGLADYLVGDAIAGALRELEFVKKQIFNNTVARFATDLTEELIFEGVMEVCQFSHPTTPMSTTSWSIDDEEKVVSSYARDLSESVLQEAFIELSQVDVSFTAQAAISVSLDNIKDVGGKDVTQAYGPRDIQERTLLGGPEGCLSNAAARNSFDSLNLTKKAYTIERALLCVSGIASSVSVPHAAKAFSCNSLDSLLKSSIQLESSESNSEQLRATVPERTRSKSRKMDEVLPMDSVAWPKDSAIHVPCSGHISADPIFHCTEATIIGHENSQNNRVLNTHDDAVAVQTNGKMAAMTVNNFFDLVTPSKIECVVKDCASKSSKQTRIDPVPENQFAAELAEVIVTNSVGEVKMKAAEACGVFSTKPSSQETLRRCGEIPECQLQDQLTIGKMVLGCQPQYAFSQSPGMLRTPPVSPAEFAPSERLAIPQHFAQVLKGHLAEEFPPCTPPPSPTIVHKNLEVKSADGVGGPELSDTLKSLTAQLQDHTSTPTFQTSFADLGETSKEVSVVLLGKQRAGLNEDRLFPEEALVSIEGSLSRSPGTPPPTPQQSFREKSLKIFSRKLKGELAKEFMPVTPPSTPQNHSIRDLVELHQDTEEKAEFVLKLMRSLSEEVLDNEEDESFDCLEGLAEVREQASLSPRRSTKVLEKEELKSDIKRQASQYANQLASGIVSMATEIAAICVEDARKCDSRDLRYFWVSPSDLRKSAARSDPHTRSAVAERNVPEEATGSLSNYAGMVAGEVIRDAKKVLRSKRHRVRKYKRDSYQVESNESSFGEQENTGIEGLNTMADQWSRELVDSVLHLPQGGLMSKRSSCESVTDEYAEYIMKMIGREAGNGEIVVDHYASKLAFRTVKVGLEQAARRIKQKYKRRLLSSQQSRSDNGGKELLRFLMREETQDTGPCRRWHDQRMSRRDSRDLARFAESIAQNITYEVTQKLNTASSAQGLSKSLTDSCLYKRSHLEQMAENLIKKTWTCSIQPIVQNNKRYHSMGSLNDYAHSFASTNRTCEDRMGKSGDESHHLNTIGDDGAAPDASKQKECLRYAEKLRGIVLQCSSAEKQSRSYTNRLSSQSTGLYPKNATRAPWHISKPLARPEYQVTGACQLDVPRIHIDLEQRGLFAEDLISVAIEKAKSNTSLAADSGIGQDGASFTESLATEIMTSAMFNASQSVTSGCLKDGLRSTDSTTSQQLSLSAGDDSTGSWSNLSFEDEHPDETSSFLHLSDSNGNSSSWSSLGLEGDIYEENISFPPSESDHSEDKDEEVQEVSEGLLPAKETLLILNMDLEPSCFDVHLRVLLQWIAASQFHISLVHFKESFEDELLNKNVSGISEEFLQCLRLISNFNISTPNLSDKEMQKVSELCSQLLQGLKQLVKQVVAPTPDRSGHKGELSSHRRKISPQMAPYAHLTIKKPIKNSPGTKISFPGLKGKLITSWEEKVGIAHIREMGYSQGSLRISHHGLYYIYAQTLFRYHADHPISTREYQLIQYVYRKMAKYPKPTLILRGASTWSSGNHNLHSVYQGGAFNLHIDDEIFVTVSNVSLVDIDEASSYLGAFKLD